A segment of the Aureliella helgolandensis genome:
CCCGCCGGATCGGTCAATACGACCTCCAACGTATGCGCCCCCAATTGCTCCGCCGTGGGCGTCCAACTGATCTGCCCCGTCTGAGCATTGATCGTCACTCCCGTGGGCGGACTGTTTAGACTGTAGACCAGCCCCTGCCCTTCCTCGGAGTGCTCCAAGTTCGCGGTAATCGGCTGACCGACAATGGCATTGGCCGGCACGCCCGCGGTGCTAGCGGCCTCGGGCAGGGTACGATCTAGCACCACCGATAGACTCGGCGACTCACCGCTAGTGGAACCGTTCAAGGTCTGCGTGGCTGTGAACAGAGCGGCCCCCTCTCCCAAACCACTGACATTGGTTACCGTCACCGCAGTCGTCGCACCGGTTGCTACGGCAGAACCAACTACATTGCCACCCGAGCGAACCTCGACGGTTGCCCCCACTTCCGTACCGGCAATGTTGAATACCAGTGTTTGTGAATTCGTAATATTGTCCGTTGCACTAATTCCCGAATCGCTTCCGTCGCTCAGATCGATACCTGTCGGAACCGACTGCGAGGTGACCGTGACGGTCACGACCTGGTTGTCATCAGGGCTGCTCGTGGTGGGCGTGGTGGTTTGTCGGACCGTAGCCCGAAACTGCAACTGCCCGGTGAAGCCCGTGGGTGGCGTAACGGTCGCTACGCCGGTGGCGCTATCGACCGTCACATCAAATGCAGTCGAACCGAGAGCCTGCACACTGTAGATGCGGGTGTCATTTTCAGCGTCCTGCGACGACAAATTGACCGTCACTGGAGTGTTGAGCGACGTCTCAACGCTCGGGATCGGATTCAAGAAAGGCGCACCATTGGCGACATCTGCCGCCACCGTGGCTGTAAACGTCTTAGTGGTTGTATTGCCTTCGCCGTCCGCAACATTGACGGTGATGGTCACAGGCCCACTGCCGTTGCCCGTCGGCTTGAGAAAGAGGACCCCATTTTCGGTGTCGGAGAACACCGTGGCGGAATCAATCGTGACCGCATTGATCGGTTTATCGGATGCGTTGGTCGCGGTATTGCTAATCGCTTCGCGAACCGCTTCACCCTCGGTCAAAATCCCAAACACCGAGTGCTGGAAATCCAAAAACCGCTGCGGTCCTTCGGTAATGAAGAACTGGGAATCGTTGGTGTCATCCGAGGACTTCGCAAACGACAAAATGCCTGATGCATTGTGCTGCAAATCGAGATGGTATTGATCGTCAAAGTCGCCGAGCGTCGAACCGCCGGAACCAGTGCCGGTCGGATCTCCCCCCTGAATTACAAAATTATTGACCACGCGATGGAAGGAAATGCCGTCATAGAATCCGTCGTTCGCCAACGAAATCACACGCCCTGTAGGCAGGGGAGCCTTGTCTTCAAACAGCTCAAAGACCATGTCGCCGTAGCCATCAATGGCCAGCTTCAAACTTTGATTGCCGGTGAGCACCTCCGCCGTCAGGATACTCGGATCACTAGAGGTCACCGTAATTGTCAGCGGATTGCCGTTCGCATCATAGGCATCCACCGGTACATGCAACGGGGAATCGAGGCCCACCGTAACGTTAGGCAGGTCCGCTACCGAAGGGGTAGACGAAAGCGGAATGGTAATTCCGGCGCGAGTCGCCAAGGTCTGTAGGGACTGAACACCGGTCAGCCGCGTGCTGTCCGGAAACTCCCACGTGGGATACTCGATAATCCCTTCGGTCGTTGCAACCGCGTTGGGAGTGCGATCCGCATTGGTCACTTCGATGAACGGCAAGTATTTGTAGCCGTCTTCGAACAACTGCTTCTGAGCGGTGCAGAACTCGCACCAAGAAGCACCGTAGAACCGCGTTCCTGAATCGGTGAGAGCTTTGGCAAAGGCTACCAAATCGATCGCGTCCTCGCCTTCGCCGGACAACTCGCCCTCAGCAACAACCGCGTGACTAGCACTCGAGGTATCCGGATTGCTACTTTCCGCAGCGGTAATCCCCAAGAGTGACATGAAACCGTCGCCGGCCATGAGCTGTCGCGATTCGAGTGGTTCCACCAGAATGGTGCGTCGACTCATTCCTGAGGAAACGCCGCTGGGACCAAACATCTCGGCGAGCCACTGAGAAAATCTTTGTCTTTTTTCTCGACGCGTCATGTCAGATACACTCACTTCAAAATCGCGTTGCTGATCGAAATTTTCTGCGCTGCCTGTGCAGCCTCTCTATCCAGCCTACTCTCAACATGCCTAGAGAAAGCGCCAACAACAATCCGTTTTGATGTCGTCGGCATTCCGTAGGCCGGAATTTCAGCCTAAACGCTCTATTTGGAACCCAACCACTCTTTCGGGTGGAGCATTCCTTGGCAACGAGTGGCGCAGGGATCTTGTAGCTTCCCAGACGCAGCCCAGAACCAGCTAGAAGCGGTTCCCAGGGGCACGAAATTCCACTCAGCGCTCCGCTCACCGGTTTGCCGAAATCGCAAATCGCCTAAACCGTATAGAGAGACTTCGCGGACAAGTCGTCACGCAGCGAGTGGGGAAGAGCAAAATTCACTAGAAATTTCGTTCTCACGCCGTCGCTACGTCCACTGGACGGAATTTGGACGTTCATCACTCAGCACAAGTTCCCTCGGGCCCTGGGCGAGTTTGGCCAAGCAGTCGCTCGGCGAGAAGGCGCTGAATCCCAGATTCAGCGCAAAGGGAAATCCAGCAACATCAACTTAGAGCGACTCGGAGAGGTCATCCTCGTTCAACATGCGAAAACCCTTGCTCTTGAGCACATCGAGCGCTAGGTCGGTATTATCGACCATGATCGCCACGGCTGGCCTGGCCCCCTGCCCCATCAACAAGGGGTAGGTCTGCACGATATTGATTTCTGCTTGCAACAAGGCCGAGCAGACTTGCAACAGTGGTTGCGGGTCATCGGGCAGCTGCACGCCAATTAGATCGCTTTCGATAATCGCCAATCCGGCTCGCTCTAAAATCTCGCGTCCACGCTCAGGGTTGCTCACTAAAAAGCGGACTAAGGCGCACTCCGCCGAATCGTTGATCGAAAGCGCTACGATGCGGATTCCAGTCCCCTCAAATCGCTTGACAACTTCCAACAGCTGTCCCACTCGATTTTCTAAGAAAACCGTAAATTGACGGATTGACGGATAATCGCGTCCGCGAGCCGTTAAATAGTCAGTCGTAGAACCGGCACCTAAACTCATCTTGGACTTTCAGAAGCAGAATTCGTCAAAATCGAACATGCTCGCACGCGAGCTAGCATTAAAGTCTACGCTAGTAGAATCTTCGCTCAAGCGATATTGTCATGCTAAAGGACAATCTAAACCATGTCTTACTCTACGTTGCTAGGCTAACACTCCCCATGAAGGTGGAACATTCTCTTGAAATTCGCGTCCGCTACAATGAGACTGATGGGCAGGGGCGAGTGCACCATGCTCAGTATCTCAATTACTTCGAGCGTGGGCGAGTGGAATTGCTACGCTCGCTGGGACACAGCTATCGCGATTTTGAGGCCAGCGGTCTCATGCTGGTCGTTTCCGAGATGAACGTGCGGTACCTGGGAGCTGCAGAGTTTGACGATCTGCTGAGGGTAACGACGAGCGTCCTGCGGACGCGGGGAGTCCGCATTGAGCATGCCTATGAAATCGTCAAACCGGCCGCCGGACTGCTCGCCAGCGAAAGGGGCACACCCGAGTCCGCAACCGACCAGCCCATCGTGAAAGCGACCAGCGTCATCGCCTGCGTCGATCGGACCGGCAAGGTTCAAAGGCTGCCGAAGTACATGCGGATCCCGACAGCGTAGCGCCTACGGTTTTTCAGGCAGCCCGCGGCTCGTCGACTCCTGCAAACGCTGCGAAACCAATTCAGCTTGCTCAATGACTCGTAGAATATTGCCGTGCAGAATCTTCACGAGATCTTCTTCCGAATAGCCGCGGTCGAGCAGGACTTGAGTCAGCATCGGATACTTGGAAACATCCTCCAGCTGGTGAGGTACCACGTCGATCCCATCGAAATCACTACCAATTCCGACATGGTCAATGCCGGCTAGTTGCACAATTCGATCGATATGGTCTGCCACATCATGGACGCTGCCGGGCAGTAGCGGATTGGCGAGACGGTACGCAGCGGCCGCCTTGGCGATCGCCGCTTGATCGTCACCATATTTTTGGCGAGTTTCCGGTGAGCGTTCGAACTTGGAGAGGGAGCGAGCTGCCGATTCGGGAACGACGAAGCCGGAATAAAAATTAACCATCACAACGCCACCGTCTGCGGGCAATTGCTTAAGGATGGCGTCGGGCACGTTGCGGACATGGTCCGCCACCCCGCGGGCCGATGAGTGAGAAAAGATCACTGGAGCTTCACTAACATCCATGGCGGCTTGCATGGTGGCTGGCGATACGTGAGACAGATCGACCAACATCCCCAAGCGGTTCATTTCGTGAACGACCTCTTTCCCAAACTCGCTCAACCCACCGCTACGAGGTTCATCAGTGCAGGAATCGGCCCAGTCGAGCGACTTGCTGTGAGTCAGCGTCATGTAGCGAGCTCCCAAGGCATACAGTCGGCGAAGCTTCTCCAACGAGTTCTCAATCGCATGGCCCCCCTCCACCCCAATCAAGGAAGCGATCTTCCCCTTGGCTCGGATGCGATCGATGTCTGCCCGAGTTAGAGCCAATTCGAACGTCTCAGGATACTTCGCAAGCA
Coding sequences within it:
- a CDS encoding acetolactate synthase; the protein is MSLGAGSTTDYLTARGRDYPSIRQFTVFLENRVGQLLEVVKRFEGTGIRIVALSINDSAECALVRFLVSNPERGREILERAGLAIIESDLIGVQLPDDPQPLLQVCSALLQAEINIVQTYPLLMGQGARPAVAIMVDNTDLALDVLKSKGFRMLNEDDLSESL
- a CDS encoding acyl-CoA thioesterase — its product is MKVEHSLEIRVRYNETDGQGRVHHAQYLNYFERGRVELLRSLGHSYRDFEASGLMLVVSEMNVRYLGAAEFDDLLRVTTSVLRTRGVRIEHAYEIVKPAAGLLASERGTPESATDQPIVKATSVIACVDRTGKVQRLPKYMRIPTA
- a CDS encoding dipeptidase, translating into MAFCHSAGMAQEGAGGQRPGASKSLRGEVVVSEEAQAIHAQHYLFDGHNDLPWLIRTEASRSFENYDIAEVQLAGHTDIPRLRAGGVGAQYWSVYVPANTVESGISHQMTLEQIEIVHAMLAKYPETFELALTRADIDRIRAKGKIASLIGVEGGHAIENSLEKLRRLYALGARYMTLTHSKSLDWADSCTDEPRSGGLSEFGKEVVHEMNRLGMLVDLSHVSPATMQAAMDVSEAPVIFSHSSARGVADHVRNVPDAILKQLPADGGVVMVNFYSGFVVPESAARSLSKFERSPETRQKYGDDQAAIAKAAAAYRLANPLLPGSVHDVADHIDRIVQLAGIDHVGIGSDFDGIDVVPHQLEDVSKYPMLTQVLLDRGYSEEDLVKILHGNILRVIEQAELVSQRLQESTSRGLPEKP